The Montipora capricornis isolate CH-2021 chromosome 3, ASM3666992v2, whole genome shotgun sequence genome window below encodes:
- the LOC138040996 gene encoding early growth response protein 1-like isoform X1, producing the protein MMITMTEALDSLAQVATDQLFGFDTASLLTPQLARQVPQLNAEEFSFVQAGMDEPTNIFGEPVDFHGTSVPGDLDLDYPVPDVKQEGANQVSKACQQRLAHFKVPSLHDVISGPSGSTPPPSGQASPYSSPAHNLWIPDRTVLTPLISQGGTTPWSSFFQDPKLPMPHETSTGSTKVVTPNPQDLQQEQVPISASNNLSGMTKIPSQGNLYQRPIQQQVSSSSPMFMQATATLNMKWPILGAPSPFPTSMSPDTVMDKLLLHTATQPDFLAAPNKPVQRGRPAKAGSSLLKAKRTNLTQGRSRTPPSERPYACPVETCPRRFSRSDELTRHMRTHTGQKPFQCRICMRNFSRSDHLTTHIRTHTGEKPFACETCGRRFARSDERRRHMKIHLREQAKKEEEARKAMVSQSNGTVSPINNRSPQSTPSPIQVPVTSMNSY; encoded by the exons ATGATGATCACCATGACAGAAGCTTTGGATAGCCTTGCTCAAGTTGCCACGGATCAACTTTTTGGTTTCGACACTGCCAGTCTTTTGACGCCCCAGTTAGCTCGCCAAGTCCCTCAACTGAACGCCGAAGAGTTTTCATTCGTTCAGGCAGGCATGGATGAACCTACCAACATTTTTGGTGAGCCGGTTGATTTCCACGGCACTTCTGTTCCAG GAGACCTTGACTTGGACTATCCTGTACCGGACGTCAAGCAGGAAGGAGCCAATCAGGTCAGCAAAGCTTGCCAACAACGCTTGGCCCATTTCAAAGTTCCAAGTCTACATGATGTAATTTCTGGCCCTTCTGGGTCAACTCCTCCACCAAGCGGACAAGCTTCCCCTTACAGTTCACCCGCTCACAACCTCTGGATTCCTGATCGTACAGTGCTCACTCCTTTAATCAGTCAGGGTGGTACGACGCCTTGGAGTTCGTTTTTCCAAGATCCAAAACTCCCAATGCCACACGAAACCAGTACAGGGTCAACCAAGGTGGTGACACCCAATCCGCAAGATCTACAACAAGAGCAAGTTCCCATCTCCGCTAGTAACAATCTTTCTGGCATGACTAAAATCCCTTCACAGGGTAATTTATATCAGCGACCCATTCAGCAGCAAGTGAGCTCTTCATCACCAATGTTCATGCAAGCTACAGCTACACTTAATATGAAGTGGCCAATCCTTGGTGCTCCTTCTCCTTTCCCTACCAGCATGTCCCCCGATACAGTGATGGACAAGTTGCTACTGCATACAGCAACTCAACCAGACTTCCTTGCCGCACCGAATAAGCCTGTTCAAAGGGGTCGCCCTGCCAAAGCTGGTAGCAGTTTACTCAAAGCTAAGCGTACCAATCTTACTCAAGGACGTTCACGAACACCACCCAGTGAGCGACCTTATGCTTGCCCTGTTGAAACGTGCCCAAGGAGGTTCTCAAGATCAGATGAACTGACACGTCACATGCGAACTCACACTGGTCAGAAACCATTCCAGTGCCGAATTTGCATGAGGAACTTCTCCCGCTCAGACCATTTGACAACCCACATCAGGACTCACACAGGGGAAAAGCCATTTGCCTGTGAAACCTGTGGTCGAAGATTTGCACGCTCAGATGAACGTCGACGCCACATGAAGATCCACTTAAGAGAACAAGCTAAGAAAGAGGAGGAGGCCAGAAAGGCTATGGTTTCTCAGTCCAATGGAACTGTTTCACCAATAAATAACAGGTCTCCTCAGTCAACACCTTCACCAATTCAAGTCCCAGTGACCTCAATGAATTCATACTAA
- the LOC138040996 gene encoding early growth response protein 1-like isoform X2, whose protein sequence is MMITMTEALDSLAQVATDQLFGFDTASLLTPQLARQVPQLNAEEFSFVQAGMDEPTNIFGDLDLDYPVPDVKQEGANQVSKACQQRLAHFKVPSLHDVISGPSGSTPPPSGQASPYSSPAHNLWIPDRTVLTPLISQGGTTPWSSFFQDPKLPMPHETSTGSTKVVTPNPQDLQQEQVPISASNNLSGMTKIPSQGNLYQRPIQQQVSSSSPMFMQATATLNMKWPILGAPSPFPTSMSPDTVMDKLLLHTATQPDFLAAPNKPVQRGRPAKAGSSLLKAKRTNLTQGRSRTPPSERPYACPVETCPRRFSRSDELTRHMRTHTGQKPFQCRICMRNFSRSDHLTTHIRTHTGEKPFACETCGRRFARSDERRRHMKIHLREQAKKEEEARKAMVSQSNGTVSPINNRSPQSTPSPIQVPVTSMNSY, encoded by the exons ATGATGATCACCATGACAGAAGCTTTGGATAGCCTTGCTCAAGTTGCCACGGATCAACTTTTTGGTTTCGACACTGCCAGTCTTTTGACGCCCCAGTTAGCTCGCCAAGTCCCTCAACTGAACGCCGAAGAGTTTTCATTCGTTCAGGCAGGCATGGATGAACCTACCAACATTTTTG GAGACCTTGACTTGGACTATCCTGTACCGGACGTCAAGCAGGAAGGAGCCAATCAGGTCAGCAAAGCTTGCCAACAACGCTTGGCCCATTTCAAAGTTCCAAGTCTACATGATGTAATTTCTGGCCCTTCTGGGTCAACTCCTCCACCAAGCGGACAAGCTTCCCCTTACAGTTCACCCGCTCACAACCTCTGGATTCCTGATCGTACAGTGCTCACTCCTTTAATCAGTCAGGGTGGTACGACGCCTTGGAGTTCGTTTTTCCAAGATCCAAAACTCCCAATGCCACACGAAACCAGTACAGGGTCAACCAAGGTGGTGACACCCAATCCGCAAGATCTACAACAAGAGCAAGTTCCCATCTCCGCTAGTAACAATCTTTCTGGCATGACTAAAATCCCTTCACAGGGTAATTTATATCAGCGACCCATTCAGCAGCAAGTGAGCTCTTCATCACCAATGTTCATGCAAGCTACAGCTACACTTAATATGAAGTGGCCAATCCTTGGTGCTCCTTCTCCTTTCCCTACCAGCATGTCCCCCGATACAGTGATGGACAAGTTGCTACTGCATACAGCAACTCAACCAGACTTCCTTGCCGCACCGAATAAGCCTGTTCAAAGGGGTCGCCCTGCCAAAGCTGGTAGCAGTTTACTCAAAGCTAAGCGTACCAATCTTACTCAAGGACGTTCACGAACACCACCCAGTGAGCGACCTTATGCTTGCCCTGTTGAAACGTGCCCAAGGAGGTTCTCAAGATCAGATGAACTGACACGTCACATGCGAACTCACACTGGTCAGAAACCATTCCAGTGCCGAATTTGCATGAGGAACTTCTCCCGCTCAGACCATTTGACAACCCACATCAGGACTCACACAGGGGAAAAGCCATTTGCCTGTGAAACCTGTGGTCGAAGATTTGCACGCTCAGATGAACGTCGACGCCACATGAAGATCCACTTAAGAGAACAAGCTAAGAAAGAGGAGGAGGCCAGAAAGGCTATGGTTTCTCAGTCCAATGGAACTGTTTCACCAATAAATAACAGGTCTCCTCAGTCAACACCTTCACCAATTCAAGTCCCAGTGACCTCAATGAATTCATACTAA
- the LOC138041008 gene encoding uncharacterized protein gives MELFNLRTYWSGLKEFISAFSLPLFYFWTVFAPLSSMKATIVEIVQYCCHLYHWHRSPLYATVASAAVSATAASALLQLALLLLVLLLFLLLLPLILLLLLAVDLNNVPVN, from the exons ACTTATTGGAGTGGTTTGAAAGAGTTTATCTCGGCTTTCTCCTTacccttgttttatttttggacTGTTTTCGCGCCTCTTTCTTCTATGAAG GCTACTATTGTGGAAATCGTTCAATACTGCTGTCATCTTTACCACTGGCACCGGTCACCGCTATACGCTACCGTTGCTTCTGCTGCTGTGTCTGCTACTGCTGCAAGTGCTCTGCTTCAATTAGCACTCCTTCTGCTGGTGCTACTTCTGTTTCTGCTGCTGTTGCCGCTGATATTACTGCTACTGCTGGCAGTTGATTTGAATAATGTACCGGTCAACTGA